A genomic region of Brevibacillus sp. JNUCC-41 contains the following coding sequences:
- a CDS encoding DUF1657 domain-containing protein: MTVISDVKTTIAGLKSAQASFETFALSTDNEQAKQLYQQAAQQTQTIVDSITPRIEEIQSEEPQYKQ, encoded by the coding sequence ATGACAGTAATAAGCGATGTTAAGACAACTATAGCAGGGCTAAAAAGCGCTCAAGCGAGCTTTGAAACCTTCGCTCTATCCACAGATAATGAGCAAGCCAAACAGCTATACCAACAAGCTGCCCAACAAACACAAACAATCGTGGACAGCATCACACCTCGCATTGAAGAGATTCAAAGCGAGGAACCTCAATATAAACAATAA
- the spoVAD gene encoding stage V sporulation protein AD yields the protein MLTGHRTWVFDQKPVIISTGTVGGPFEAEGLLADDFDLLHSDLWINQDTYEKAHKVLLEEASTKAIEKAGLQKEQIHFFLGGDLINQITPTSFACRTLGTPYLGLFGACSTSMEGLALGAYLVNTKGAEYLLTGASSHNAAVEKQFRYPTEYGGQKPPTAQWTVTGAGVALLGSAGEGPRVTSATIGRVIDMGLTDPFNMGGAMAPAAVDTIEAHLRERNLDPSYYDLIVTGDLGKIGHEVSLALFEKHGTPIKEEQYKDCGLMIYRDGQPVLSGASGPGCSATVVYGHLLNRMKKGEIKRLLVVATGALLSPLSFQQSETIPCIAHAVSIEYE from the coding sequence ATGCTTACGGGGCATCGCACATGGGTGTTTGATCAAAAGCCTGTCATCATCTCCACAGGAACCGTTGGCGGTCCATTTGAAGCAGAAGGTTTGCTTGCGGATGATTTCGATCTACTCCATTCCGATTTATGGATAAATCAAGATACCTATGAAAAGGCACATAAAGTCTTATTGGAAGAAGCGAGTACAAAAGCAATAGAAAAGGCGGGTCTTCAGAAGGAACAGATTCACTTTTTCCTTGGTGGCGACCTTATCAATCAAATAACCCCTACGAGTTTTGCCTGTCGTACACTGGGAACACCTTATCTCGGCTTATTCGGTGCTTGCTCCACCTCCATGGAGGGACTGGCTCTTGGTGCATACCTTGTCAATACCAAAGGGGCAGAGTACTTATTGACAGGAGCATCAAGTCATAACGCCGCAGTAGAAAAGCAATTTCGCTATCCGACTGAATACGGAGGGCAAAAACCTCCAACAGCCCAATGGACCGTTACGGGGGCAGGGGTAGCTTTATTAGGTAGTGCCGGGGAAGGCCCTAGGGTCACTTCAGCTACGATAGGCCGTGTCATCGACATGGGATTGACTGATCCTTTCAATATGGGCGGTGCCATGGCACCAGCTGCTGTAGATACGATTGAAGCTCATTTAAGAGAACGAAACCTCGACCCATCCTATTATGATTTAATAGTGACCGGGGATTTAGGGAAGATTGGACATGAAGTTTCTCTGGCATTATTTGAAAAACATGGTACGCCGATTAAAGAAGAGCAATATAAAGATTGCGGTTTAATGATATACAGGGATGGTCAACCGGTCTTGTCCGGGGCAAGTGGCCCTGGATGTTCAGCAACCGTCGTTTATGGTCATTTATTGAATCGCATGAAAAAGGGAGAAATAAAACGATTGCTCGTCGTGGCTACCGGCGCCTTATTATCTCCCCTATCTTTTCAACAAAGTGAGACGATCCCATGCATAGCCCATGCCGTTTCGATTGAATATGAATGA
- a CDS encoding ammonium transporter: MTLETLNTGLDTVWVVLTAAMILLMEGGFALLEAGFVRTKNNVNIIMKVFADITIGTLCYFVVGFGLMYGTDVFGTIGASGFLLKGDLSHIDLTISMDAFWLFQGAFVIAVISIVSGAVAERINFRAYLIFVVMMTAFIYPIAGHWVWGGGWLSGLGMQDFAGSAVIHALGGFSALAAASVIGPRAGKFTSRGTSSISLPSNLPLASVGAFLLWFGWFGFNAGSTLQATDGRIGHIAIVTMLSAASGGAVTLLYTLFRYRRSDAPSVINGSLAGLVGITAGCAFVSDLAALLIGSVSGMLMLAATNWLEARKIDDPVGAFPVHAASGMWGAIAVGLFSTENGLFAGGGWHLLGVQTLGLVVLCIWGFSVTWLVFKVINVWLPIRSTEEEEELGLDISYHGIMATHTSPEFIKVEDYYNQDEELTR, from the coding sequence ATGACTCTAGAAACGTTAAACACGGGATTGGATACGGTTTGGGTGGTTCTGACAGCAGCCATGATTCTATTAATGGAGGGCGGGTTTGCTTTATTGGAGGCGGGGTTCGTCCGTACGAAGAATAATGTGAATATCATCATGAAGGTTTTTGCTGATATTACGATCGGCACGCTTTGCTATTTCGTCGTTGGTTTTGGCTTAATGTATGGAACCGATGTATTTGGAACCATTGGGGCAAGTGGCTTTCTTCTGAAAGGCGATTTGTCGCACATCGACCTTACGATTTCCATGGATGCATTTTGGTTATTTCAAGGGGCATTCGTCATCGCCGTTATTTCAATAGTTTCGGGAGCGGTTGCGGAAAGGATTAACTTTCGGGCGTATCTTATTTTTGTTGTAATGATGACGGCATTCATCTATCCGATTGCCGGTCACTGGGTATGGGGGGGTGGCTGGTTAAGCGGGTTGGGCATGCAGGACTTCGCAGGGTCTGCGGTCATTCATGCACTAGGTGGTTTTTCTGCACTTGCGGCTGCCAGTGTAATCGGTCCGAGAGCAGGTAAATTCACTTCACGGGGGACTAGCTCCATTTCACTGCCGAGTAATCTTCCACTGGCATCTGTCGGGGCATTCCTTTTATGGTTTGGCTGGTTTGGATTCAATGCAGGAAGTACCTTGCAGGCTACAGATGGACGCATTGGCCATATTGCCATTGTCACGATGCTCTCAGCAGCATCAGGGGGAGCGGTGACCTTGCTTTATACACTATTTAGATATAGACGCTCGGATGCTCCTTCCGTCATCAATGGCTCACTTGCAGGTCTTGTCGGGATTACAGCTGGATGTGCATTCGTTAGTGATCTGGCAGCATTACTGATTGGATCGGTTTCTGGAATGTTGATGTTGGCTGCGACAAATTGGTTGGAAGCCCGAAAAATCGATGATCCTGTTGGTGCCTTTCCCGTTCATGCGGCATCAGGAATGTGGGGTGCTATAGCGGTAGGGCTTTTTTCCACTGAAAACGGATTGTTTGCAGGTGGGGGATGGCATTTGCTCGGAGTTCAAACGTTAGGATTAGTGGTGTTATGCATCTGGGGCTTTTCAGTGACATGGCTCGTTTTTAAAGTGATAAATGTTTGGCTGCCTATTAGATCCACTGAAGAAGAAGAAGAACTTGGGTTGGATATCAGTTATCATGGCATCATGGCCACACATACCTCACCGGAGTTCATCAAGGTAGAGGACTACTATAATCAAGATGAAGAATTGACAAGGTAA
- a CDS encoding group-specific protein, protein MGACNLNHSQQDVRLKFESQKAFLPTELSRTLDRYLEKGNSQETLNELFHLLKKYDLSTQEEQESRNEKLKQIML, encoded by the coding sequence ATGGGTGCATGTAATCTTAATCATTCGCAACAAGATGTCAGGCTGAAATTTGAGAGTCAAAAGGCATTTTTACCAACCGAATTGAGTCGAACATTAGATCGATATCTTGAAAAAGGGAATTCGCAAGAAACATTGAATGAACTTTTTCATCTATTGAAAAAGTATGACTTGTCTACCCAGGAGGAACAGGAATCTAGAAACGAAAAGTTGAAACAGATCATGCTGTAA
- a CDS encoding DUF1657 domain-containing protein: protein MTIASNVKQCVSSLKGVEAGLSSLALRTEDDESKRILHETMLVVNEVMEDVQKRVGELEREEPQYKGF, encoded by the coding sequence ATGACAATAGCTTCTAATGTAAAACAATGTGTCTCTAGCCTTAAAGGAGTTGAAGCAGGCTTATCCAGCTTAGCACTCCGGACTGAAGATGATGAATCTAAACGCATCTTACATGAAACGATGCTGGTGGTGAATGAAGTTATGGAGGATGTACAGAAGCGCGTGGGAGAGTTAGAACGGGAAGAACCACAATATAAAGGTTTTTAA